A portion of the Oreochromis niloticus isolate F11D_XX linkage group LG10, O_niloticus_UMD_NMBU, whole genome shotgun sequence genome contains these proteins:
- the LOC100697215 gene encoding arrestin red cell isoform X3: MGDKAGTRVFKKSSPNCKLTVYLGKRDFVDHLDHVDPVDGVILVDPEYLKDRKVFVTLTCAFRYGREDLDVLGLSFRKDLYISTFQAFPPVPEERKPNSRLQERLLKKLGQHAHPFYFTIPQNLPCSVTLQPGPEDTGKACGVDFEIRAFCAKSMEEKIHKRNSVRLVIRKVQYAPEKPGPQPMVETTRSFLMSDRSLHLEASLDKELYYHGEPISVNVHVTNNSTKTVKRVKISVRQYADICLFSTAQYKCPVAQLEADDQVSSSSTFCKVYTLTPTLDKNREKRGLALDGKLKHEDTNLASSTIVKDVTNKEVLGILVSYRVKVKLVVSRGGDVSVELPFILMHPKPPEPPASRPQSAVPETDPPIDTNLIEFDTNSISQDDDFVFEDFARLRLKGVVDDKDEDC, from the exons AGTTTTCAAGAAGTCGAGCCCCAACTGTAAG TTGACAGTTTACTTGGGAAAGCGAGACTTTGTGGACCACCTGGACCACGTGGACCCAGTCG ATGGCGTGATCCTGGTTGACCCAGAGTACCTGAAGGACAGGAAAG TCTTCGTCACGCTGACCTGTGCATTTCGATATGGACGCGAGGACCTGGACGTGCTCGGTCTATCCTTCCGGAAGGATCTCTACATCTCCACCTTCCAG GCCTTCCCTCCGGTGCCCGAGGAGCGGAAACCCAACAGCCGGCTGCaggagaggctgctgaagaAGCTCGGCCAGCACGCGCACCCTTTCTACTTCACC ATTCCTCAGAATCTCCCCTGTTCAGTCACTCTACAGCCCGGACCCGAGGACACCGGCAAG GCCTGTGGTGTTGACTTTGAGATCAGAGCTTTCTGTGCCAAGTCAATGGAAGAGAAGATTCACAAGAG GAACTCGGTGCGTCTGGTGATCAGGAAGGTTCAGTACGCTCCGGAGAAGCCTGGTCCTCAGCCGATGGTGGAGACCACCCGCAGCTTCCTGATGTCCGACAGGTCCCTGCACCTGGAGGCCTCTCTGGACAAAGAG CTGTATTATCACGGTGAGCCCATCAGCGTCAACGTCCACGTCACCAACAACTCCACCAAGACCGTCAAGAGGGTGAAGATCTCCG TGCGTCAGTACGCAGACATCTGCCTGTTCAGCACTGCCCAGTATAAATGTCCAGTGGCTCAGCTGGAGGCAGA CGACCAGGTGTCGTCCAGCTCCACCTTCTGCAAGGTGTACACTCTGACCCCGACACTGGACAAGAACAGAGAGAAGAGAGGACTCGCTCTGGACGGGAAGCTCAAACATGAAGACACCAACCTGGCCTCATCCAccat tgtgAAGGACGTCACCAACAAGGAGGTCCTGGGGATCCTGGTGTCCTATAGAGTCAAAGTCAAGCTGGTGGTGTCCCGTGGAGG GGACGTGTCGGTGGAGCTGCCCTTCATCTTAATGCATCCTAAACCTCCAGAGCCGCCGGCGTCCCGCCCGCAGTCAG ctgtGCCAGAAACGGACCCGCCCATCGACACCAATTTGATAGAGTTTGACACAAA CAGCATCTCGCAGGACGATGACTTCGTGTTCGAGGACTTCGCCCGCCTGCGGCTCAAAGGTGTCGTGGACGACAAGGACGAGGACTGCTAG
- the LOC100697215 gene encoding arrestin red cell isoform X4 gives MGDKAGTRVFKKSSPNCKLTVYLGKRDFVDHLDHVDPVDGVILVDPEYLKDRKVFVTLTCAFRYGREDLDVLGLSFRKDLYISTFQAFPPVPEERKPNSRLQERLLKKLGQHAHPFYFTIPQNLPCSVTLQPGPEDTGKACGVDFEIRAFCAKSMEEKIHKRNSVRLVIRKVQYAPEKPGPQPMVETTRSFLMSDRSLHLEASLDKELYYHGEPISVNVHVTNNSTKTVKRVKISVRQYADICLFSTAQYKCPVAQLEADDQVSSSSTFCKVYTLTPTLDKNREKRGLALDGKLKHEDTNLASSTIVKDVTNKEVLGILVSYRVKVKLVVSRGGDVSVELPFILMHPKPPEPPASRPQSAVPETDPPIDTNLIEFDTNISQDDDFVFEDFARLRLKGVVDDKDEDC, from the exons AGTTTTCAAGAAGTCGAGCCCCAACTGTAAG TTGACAGTTTACTTGGGAAAGCGAGACTTTGTGGACCACCTGGACCACGTGGACCCAGTCG ATGGCGTGATCCTGGTTGACCCAGAGTACCTGAAGGACAGGAAAG TCTTCGTCACGCTGACCTGTGCATTTCGATATGGACGCGAGGACCTGGACGTGCTCGGTCTATCCTTCCGGAAGGATCTCTACATCTCCACCTTCCAG GCCTTCCCTCCGGTGCCCGAGGAGCGGAAACCCAACAGCCGGCTGCaggagaggctgctgaagaAGCTCGGCCAGCACGCGCACCCTTTCTACTTCACC ATTCCTCAGAATCTCCCCTGTTCAGTCACTCTACAGCCCGGACCCGAGGACACCGGCAAG GCCTGTGGTGTTGACTTTGAGATCAGAGCTTTCTGTGCCAAGTCAATGGAAGAGAAGATTCACAAGAG GAACTCGGTGCGTCTGGTGATCAGGAAGGTTCAGTACGCTCCGGAGAAGCCTGGTCCTCAGCCGATGGTGGAGACCACCCGCAGCTTCCTGATGTCCGACAGGTCCCTGCACCTGGAGGCCTCTCTGGACAAAGAG CTGTATTATCACGGTGAGCCCATCAGCGTCAACGTCCACGTCACCAACAACTCCACCAAGACCGTCAAGAGGGTGAAGATCTCCG TGCGTCAGTACGCAGACATCTGCCTGTTCAGCACTGCCCAGTATAAATGTCCAGTGGCTCAGCTGGAGGCAGA CGACCAGGTGTCGTCCAGCTCCACCTTCTGCAAGGTGTACACTCTGACCCCGACACTGGACAAGAACAGAGAGAAGAGAGGACTCGCTCTGGACGGGAAGCTCAAACATGAAGACACCAACCTGGCCTCATCCAccat tgtgAAGGACGTCACCAACAAGGAGGTCCTGGGGATCCTGGTGTCCTATAGAGTCAAAGTCAAGCTGGTGGTGTCCCGTGGAGG GGACGTGTCGGTGGAGCTGCCCTTCATCTTAATGCATCCTAAACCTCCAGAGCCGCCGGCGTCCCGCCCGCAGTCAG ctgtGCCAGAAACGGACCCGCCCATCGACACCAATTTGATAGAGTTTGACACAAA CATCTCGCAGGACGATGACTTCGTGTTCGAGGACTTCGCCCGCCTGCGGCTCAAAGGTGTCGTGGACGACAAGGACGAGGACTGCTAG
- the LOC100697215 gene encoding arrestin red cell isoform X1 produces MGDKAGTRVFKKSSPNCKLTVYLGKRDFVDHLDHVDPVDGVILVDPEYLKDRKVFVTLTCAFRYGREDLDVLGLSFRKDLYISTFQAFPPVPEERKPNSRLQERLLKKLGQHAHPFYFTIPQNLPCSVTLQPGPEDTGKACGVDFEIRAFCAKSMEEKIHKRNSVRLVIRKVQYAPEKPGPQPMVETTRSFLMSDRSLHLEASLDKELYYHGEPISVNVHVTNNSTKTVKRVKISVRQYADICLFSTAQYKCPVAQLEADDQVSSSSTFCKVYTLTPTLDKNREKRGLALDGKLKHEDTNLASSTIVKDVTNKEVLGILVSYRVKVKLVVSRGGLLRGLLERDVSVELPFILMHPKPPEPPASRPQSAVPETDPPIDTNLIEFDTNSISQDDDFVFEDFARLRLKGVVDDKDEDC; encoded by the exons AGTTTTCAAGAAGTCGAGCCCCAACTGTAAG TTGACAGTTTACTTGGGAAAGCGAGACTTTGTGGACCACCTGGACCACGTGGACCCAGTCG ATGGCGTGATCCTGGTTGACCCAGAGTACCTGAAGGACAGGAAAG TCTTCGTCACGCTGACCTGTGCATTTCGATATGGACGCGAGGACCTGGACGTGCTCGGTCTATCCTTCCGGAAGGATCTCTACATCTCCACCTTCCAG GCCTTCCCTCCGGTGCCCGAGGAGCGGAAACCCAACAGCCGGCTGCaggagaggctgctgaagaAGCTCGGCCAGCACGCGCACCCTTTCTACTTCACC ATTCCTCAGAATCTCCCCTGTTCAGTCACTCTACAGCCCGGACCCGAGGACACCGGCAAG GCCTGTGGTGTTGACTTTGAGATCAGAGCTTTCTGTGCCAAGTCAATGGAAGAGAAGATTCACAAGAG GAACTCGGTGCGTCTGGTGATCAGGAAGGTTCAGTACGCTCCGGAGAAGCCTGGTCCTCAGCCGATGGTGGAGACCACCCGCAGCTTCCTGATGTCCGACAGGTCCCTGCACCTGGAGGCCTCTCTGGACAAAGAG CTGTATTATCACGGTGAGCCCATCAGCGTCAACGTCCACGTCACCAACAACTCCACCAAGACCGTCAAGAGGGTGAAGATCTCCG TGCGTCAGTACGCAGACATCTGCCTGTTCAGCACTGCCCAGTATAAATGTCCAGTGGCTCAGCTGGAGGCAGA CGACCAGGTGTCGTCCAGCTCCACCTTCTGCAAGGTGTACACTCTGACCCCGACACTGGACAAGAACAGAGAGAAGAGAGGACTCGCTCTGGACGGGAAGCTCAAACATGAAGACACCAACCTGGCCTCATCCAccat tgtgAAGGACGTCACCAACAAGGAGGTCCTGGGGATCCTGGTGTCCTATAGAGTCAAAGTCAAGCTGGTGGTGTCCCGTGGAGG GCTGCTGCGAGGCTTATTGGAGAG GGACGTGTCGGTGGAGCTGCCCTTCATCTTAATGCATCCTAAACCTCCAGAGCCGCCGGCGTCCCGCCCGCAGTCAG ctgtGCCAGAAACGGACCCGCCCATCGACACCAATTTGATAGAGTTTGACACAAA CAGCATCTCGCAGGACGATGACTTCGTGTTCGAGGACTTCGCCCGCCTGCGGCTCAAAGGTGTCGTGGACGACAAGGACGAGGACTGCTAG
- the LOC100697215 gene encoding arrestin red cell isoform X2 → MGDKAGTRVFKKSSPNCKLTVYLGKRDFVDHLDHVDPVDGVILVDPEYLKDRKVFVTLTCAFRYGREDLDVLGLSFRKDLYISTFQAFPPVPEERKPNSRLQERLLKKLGQHAHPFYFTIPQNLPCSVTLQPGPEDTGKACGVDFEIRAFCAKSMEEKIHKRNSVRLVIRKVQYAPEKPGPQPMVETTRSFLMSDRSLHLEASLDKELYYHGEPISVNVHVTNNSTKTVKRVKISVRQYADICLFSTAQYKCPVAQLEADDQVSSSSTFCKVYTLTPTLDKNREKRGLALDGKLKHEDTNLASSTIVKDVTNKEVLGILVSYRVKVKLVVSRGGLLRGLLERDVSVELPFILMHPKPPEPPASRPQSAVPETDPPIDTNLIEFDTNISQDDDFVFEDFARLRLKGVVDDKDEDC, encoded by the exons AGTTTTCAAGAAGTCGAGCCCCAACTGTAAG TTGACAGTTTACTTGGGAAAGCGAGACTTTGTGGACCACCTGGACCACGTGGACCCAGTCG ATGGCGTGATCCTGGTTGACCCAGAGTACCTGAAGGACAGGAAAG TCTTCGTCACGCTGACCTGTGCATTTCGATATGGACGCGAGGACCTGGACGTGCTCGGTCTATCCTTCCGGAAGGATCTCTACATCTCCACCTTCCAG GCCTTCCCTCCGGTGCCCGAGGAGCGGAAACCCAACAGCCGGCTGCaggagaggctgctgaagaAGCTCGGCCAGCACGCGCACCCTTTCTACTTCACC ATTCCTCAGAATCTCCCCTGTTCAGTCACTCTACAGCCCGGACCCGAGGACACCGGCAAG GCCTGTGGTGTTGACTTTGAGATCAGAGCTTTCTGTGCCAAGTCAATGGAAGAGAAGATTCACAAGAG GAACTCGGTGCGTCTGGTGATCAGGAAGGTTCAGTACGCTCCGGAGAAGCCTGGTCCTCAGCCGATGGTGGAGACCACCCGCAGCTTCCTGATGTCCGACAGGTCCCTGCACCTGGAGGCCTCTCTGGACAAAGAG CTGTATTATCACGGTGAGCCCATCAGCGTCAACGTCCACGTCACCAACAACTCCACCAAGACCGTCAAGAGGGTGAAGATCTCCG TGCGTCAGTACGCAGACATCTGCCTGTTCAGCACTGCCCAGTATAAATGTCCAGTGGCTCAGCTGGAGGCAGA CGACCAGGTGTCGTCCAGCTCCACCTTCTGCAAGGTGTACACTCTGACCCCGACACTGGACAAGAACAGAGAGAAGAGAGGACTCGCTCTGGACGGGAAGCTCAAACATGAAGACACCAACCTGGCCTCATCCAccat tgtgAAGGACGTCACCAACAAGGAGGTCCTGGGGATCCTGGTGTCCTATAGAGTCAAAGTCAAGCTGGTGGTGTCCCGTGGAGG GCTGCTGCGAGGCTTATTGGAGAG GGACGTGTCGGTGGAGCTGCCCTTCATCTTAATGCATCCTAAACCTCCAGAGCCGCCGGCGTCCCGCCCGCAGTCAG ctgtGCCAGAAACGGACCCGCCCATCGACACCAATTTGATAGAGTTTGACACAAA CATCTCGCAGGACGATGACTTCGTGTTCGAGGACTTCGCCCGCCTGCGGCTCAAAGGTGTCGTGGACGACAAGGACGAGGACTGCTAG
- the taf9 gene encoding transcription initiation factor TFIID subunit 9, whose protein sequence is MSAPKTIPKDAQVMIQILKDMGITEYEPRVINQMLEFTYRYVTTIIEDAKTYASHANKSNVDADDIRLAIQCRMDQSFTSPPPRDFLLEVARQKNQTPLPLIKPYTGPRLPPDRYCLTAPNYRLKSIQKKVSSSAGRISVPRLSVGAVTSRPTTPTLGTPSVQSVTTKVGTPVSLTGQRFTVQIPPPSQTTTTKPTTPSTPAVSNVLINPSLIGSKNILITTNMVSQNSGGESLKRKHEDDDDYDTL, encoded by the exons ATGTCTGCTCCGAAAACAATCCCGAAAGATGCTCAG gtgatgaTCCAGATTCTGAAGGACATGGGAATCACAGAGTATGAGCCCAGAGTCATCAACCAGATGCTGGAGTTCACCTACA GATACGTGACCACCATCATCGAAGATGCGAAAACCTACGCCTCACACGCCAACAAGTCCAACGTGGACGCCGACGACATCAGACTGGCCATCCAGTGCCGCATGGATCAGTCGTTCACCTCACCGCCGCCACGAGAT TTCCTGTTGGAGGTCGCCAGGCAGAAGAACCAGACCCCCCTCCCTCTCATCAAACCCTACACCGGCCCCCGGCTGCCCCCAGACCGCTACTGTCTGACCGCCCCCAACTACAGACTCAAGTCCATACAGAAGAAG GTGTCGTCGTCTGCCGGCAGGATATCGGTGCCTCGCCTCAGTGTCGGCGCCGTCACCAGCAGGCCGACCACGCCTACGCTTG GGACGCCGTCTGTGCAGTCGGTCACCACTAAAGTCGGCACTCCAGTGTCTTTGACAGGTCAGAGGTTCACCGTGCAGATCCCGCCGCCCTCTCAGACAACCACCACCAAACCCA CAACGCCATCCACACCCGCTGTCTCCAACGTCCTCATCAACCCATCTCTGATTGGCTCCAAGAACATCCTCATTACGACCAACATGGTGTCACAGAACTCAGGCGGAGAGTCGCTGAAGAGGAAGCACGAAGACGACGACGACTACGACACTTTATGA